In Natranaerobius thermophilus JW/NM-WN-LF, the genomic stretch AACTCAAGCTGTCCATCCTGTAAGATTTTAATTATCCGCCAATTATCGTCTTTAGGTGTATCTTCAATTACCAACAGCTTTATTCCATGACCGGCTAAATGATAAGCAGCATTGCCACCAACATTAGATTCCTTTATTGTTCCAGTTAAAGGACTTTTGCCGCCAAAAGATAGACGATGCCCTGTATTAACAGGGGTACCTGCAAATATTCCAGTAGTTATAAATAATTTATTATCAGGACCCAGTGGGTCGGAACGAGGATCAACTTCTTCATTCATCATTTTGGCAACCAAACCTCGATTACCAAACATCAAATATTCATGGCCCAACTCCTCTTGATAATAAATCTCACCGAACCTTGTGTTTGCCCTAACTTCTTGATTCATAAAAACTCCCCTCCTATAGGCACCCTTAATATTTGTATTCATCTTAAGTCTTAGAAGGCTTTACAAAATACTCACTTGGGCTAAATAACACTAGGGCTTACCAAATAACTCCATCACCTCTTGAGAACTCGCTGATTTGGGAGCAAAAATCTGACTATTGTCTATAGCTGTCAACTTGGCAACTTGCTTGAGAGTCTCTTCATCTAGTCCAGCTTCCACTATAGTTCCCGGTAAACCCAGGTCCCTAATGAAATATCTAATATTATCACCAACATTTTGACCGAGATCTTCAGAAGAAAGTCCTTCGTCTAACTCTAACCCCATAATATCACCGATTTTCTTTACTCTTTCAGGTACTTCTTGGCTTAAATATTCAATAGTCAGTGGTAGAGCCAGGGCACAGCCAAGACCATGGGAAAGTTTAGCAGCGGTTCCAAGGGCATGAGCTATGGCATGACCTAGATGAACCATGGAATTACTAAATGCTATCCCGGCTATCATTGACGAAAAACTCATGTTTTCTCGTGCAGTCAAATCATTTTCATCTTTTACGGCCTGAGGTAAATTATCAAAGGTTAATTTTATTGATTGCTCGTTTAACAAATCTGTCATGTAATTAGATTGATTAGATAGATATGATTCCACGGCATGGGATAAAGTATCGATTCCCGTCTCAGCAGTTACCTGGGAAGGTAATCTCAAAGTAAGTTCCGGATCCACAATTGCAGTTGTAGGAAGGCAGTTAGGAGATAAAATATTCATCTTGAGGTTCTTTTCAGTATCACTAACCATAGATACTGTGGTCATTTCCGAGCCTGTTCCCGCTGTTGTCGGTATTAGTACTAGAGGCTTCACTTTATTCATGGGTGGATTTATACCGTAATACTGAGAAACAGGAGATGAATTGGTCAATAAAATATTGATAGCTTTGGCTGCGTCTAAACTACTCCCACCACCTAAACCGATCACTCCTTGAACCTTGTTTTCACGTGCTAGTTTTGCCCCCTCTTCCACCACATCATCGGAAGGGTCTGAT encodes the following:
- a CDS encoding iron-containing alcohol dehydrogenase, whose amino-acid sequence is MIFNLLPRPPVIFGNGASYRTGMKVKELGCDKVLLVFDQGIKNAGIADKIHDNLSKAGIQVITFDGVVSDPSDDVVEEGAKLARENKVQGVIGLGGGSSLDAAKAINILLTNSSPVSQYYGINPPMNKVKPLVLIPTTAGTGSEMTTVSMVSDTEKNLKMNILSPNCLPTTAIVDPELTLRLPSQVTAETGIDTLSHAVESYLSNQSNYMTDLLNEQSIKLTFDNLPQAVKDENDLTARENMSFSSMIAGIAFSNSMVHLGHAIAHALGTAAKLSHGLGCALALPLTIEYLSQEVPERVKKIGDIMGLELDEGLSSEDLGQNVGDNIRYFIRDLGLPGTIVEAGLDEETLKQVAKLTAIDNSQIFAPKSASSQEVMELFGKP